The nucleotide sequence AAATCCTCTTCACCATCGAAGTACTGAGAATGATAAGGCTCATAGGTAAGGAAAAGCTTGGTCAATTCAGCATTGATACTTTCCAATTGGCTACTTTCTTTTGGTGTTAAACTAGGCTTTTCAACCAACTCCCAGACTATTCTCAAAGGGTCCcaaaattcttgaagtgCATCCTCGTATGCATTTCCGTTTTGACTAATGATGGACGAAACCTCATATTTTGGGTCGAGTGCCAATCGGAACCCCACCGGAGCACCGTAGTCGAAGACATAGACGCtgaatttggtgattttcAACTCATCTAATAATAAGCTTACTGTCTCAGCAAGCGCATCAAaggacaagttgaagtctTCAGGCAACTTGGTCTGACCAAAAGCTGGTAAGTCAGGAGCAATTATATGGAACTTATCATTTAATAAGGGAATTATTTGGGCATATTGCCTAGACGAACTCGGGAATCCGTGTAAAAGAAGCAAAATTGGTTTCGACTTGCAGCCACTTTCTCTATAGAAAATTTCGACTCCGTTGGAGAGCTTGGTAGTTTTGAAAGTAGTGGTGGACATCGGTTGTTTCGGAAAGATCAATTGACTTTTGAAGTGAATTGTATCCTAATTGAACGGAACTCTCTTCTCTTTATATAGTGTGAAACTGGCCGGAAGTATGCACGGATAGCATGGGTGATGAGAAATCATACAACCCCACTATGAAAATATAATGGTTTCGAGCCCAAGGCTGACTAATGAACATGGTTTCGAGCCCAAGGATTACTAATCATCTGGCCCCAAATCTCATACACGGTAACTCCTTTTGAATATAGATATATTGGAATGGAGACACACAAAAGCATGAAAATGGAGTCAATATACACTGCTGAAGAACCAACATTGCAAGGAGGATGACTAATTGTGGATTAGTGATGAATAAACCTCGATAATTGCGTCTTCTGTTTCCCCAATCACCTTGTATCTTAGTCTTGCTGTATATTCCATATAATCTAGATTACATAGAGAAGTGGTTGTATTCACagacaagaaattgaacgAATCCAGCTTTTAATCCCCTCTCTTAATATGGCTGCTTTGCATCGATCGCAAAATGTAACTGGAATCGCGAAGTCTGAACATTTTTGACGCAGCCCAAATGCTATCTAGAATATATAGATACGTTCGAAAAGAAGAGCGGACGCCTTCACCATCTGAGATCACCAATGGTCAAACTGACAGAACATTTGAtccagaagttgaagaaattgatgaagtcgATTTACTTGCCGATGAGCTAGAAGGTGATTCTCTCATTATCGACGAATCCCGTTCAGGACCTATCTACAATCATATACTTCGACCCCAACAATATGGAACATCTTTTGCCAATGCTGTCGACTTTAAATCAGATTCCGACTTCAAACTTGTAAAGTTCAACTCCGAAGTGGACCTTTTCCCCAAAATtaccaaattgaagaatgagTATGAAACAAAGATTAACAAGTTCTATTTACCAGATTTACACAGACTCGAGAAGAAAGTGCCAAGTGGTGTCATATCAGATGAAAGATTTAAATACTCCGTTGACTACAAACTCCAGGAGGTTGAAGacgaaaagaaagaaaaggtgaGCAAGGTTGTACCTTTGTCTCCTGAACAATTACAAGAAGTCAATAAAGCATTGCGTGATCACAATTCTCAAAGGGTGGTTGTTTCCAATTACCAAATAGACATAACGGTAAGGGACATTCAAACTTTAAGACCCCAACAATGGTTAAATGATAATATAATAGATTACTACTTCAATCTCATTTCAGATCAAAATTCTGACTATTACAGCTGGACCAGCCATTTCTATACAACATTACAAGAGAGAGGATATGATGGGGTTAGACGATGGTCCAAAAGGCGGAAATTGAACctttttgaaaagaagctCATATTCATACCTATCAACATTAGTTCAACTCATTGGGCATTATCCATTATCAATAACCAAAACAAGACTATCGAATACTTTGATTCATTGAGGATAATCAGTGGAGAATTCTCTGGCCTTTATTTGATTAAATCATATATGGAAGGGGAGGTTATAAGGCTTGGAGCTCTGGTTGATATAAGCGAGTATAGGTTTCTTCCAAACTCCCAAGTCCCTCAACAGAAAAATGGATTTGACTGTGGTGTTTTTACTTGTATCTGTGCTAACTACTTATCACAGTCCAAGGGTTTAGATTATAGTCAAAAGGATATGCCCATATTCCGTCACAGAATGATTTACGAGATATTACATGGAAAATTACTAAAGTAACATGGTGGTTTATTAGGACAAGTATATCGTGTGCTTTGTAATATATAGACGCATACAAATAAACAATTGAGTTCAATAACCTAGCGGTTTTACTGTCAGTAAAAAAGATTCAAAAAAATGCAGCTGAAGTCGACTTTTAAGCTGGTTGCATGATAGAAAAGAGGTAAACATGGAAAACAGGATACGAATCAATGTGTCTAACATCTATATTCAGGTTCCTCAAAAATGCGTGTGAACTCGTTTCAATTATTTCAATAGAATAGAAGGCTTTGCAGCCTTATTAATTTTGATTCACTCGTATTTATTCATACTTCTTGAAGCCAGAAGCCATCATCTCTTTAATAGCCTGTCTGATATTTCCCCAATCAGAGCATTACAGCCGTCTCCACTTCAAATTACAAACTTTCCTTAGGCCTGTACTTTTCACGTTCACAAACTCTTCGATTTCCCCATTCGCACTCTTTTCCACAAGCACTTTTAAAGAACTGAAACCCTTCCCCGGTTATTTTTCACTCGAGTTCATTGCACTACACCAAGCATGCAAGTATATCCTAAACAATTGGAGTTCAAAAGCGACTTCAAGACGCCTACCACTGCCTACCTTACCGTCAAGAATACCAGTTCATATCCATTAGCTTTTAAGGCCAAAATTAATGTTAAGAATGTGTATTCTGTTAAACCTAATATCAGAGTTGTAAATCCCCAGGAATCGGTCAACGTCTCGTTTACTTTACCAACATTGAGATATCGGTTACCTGTAAACTATCAATCGAAGCACCAATTCTTAATAATGTCGTTGCCAAGTGATGGTCTCACTACTGACGAACTCTCTAACAACTGGCCAGAGTTGCAGAAAAAGTACGGTGACTCCTTGCAATTGGACAAAATTAAGGTCAAGTATGTGAACCTCAATGAATCTGCTGAGGCACCAGCCGCGGCTGCCGATTTGGGTGTTGGATCTCCAACTAAATTGAATGGAAAATCCAAAAGGATTTCCAAATTTGTTGCTAACGGCTCAGCTAACAGCACCAATGGTTCTGTCGCCGGAACAGCTGCTGCCGGTGCAGCCGTTGGGGCAGCGGGTGCGGTAGCATCGGTAGGAGCTAAACGTTCCTCTGGTTCTACAAGTCGCCTGCCGGCCGATGAAGTTCAGACTTATAACGGTGCTCCACGTGAACATGTTAGCCAACAGCCTTCAAACAACAATTACCAAAGTGCGTACCAAGCTGCTAaggccaaagaaatcaaagaagcaCAGGCGTCGCGGGAATCACAGACGTTGGTACCTTCCGATATTTCAAAGGAATTCGAGACTTTACACGAACTGAATGAAAGATTAGGGAAGAAATTGGACAGTATTGAAAGGTTGATTATCATTGCATTGATGCTTCTTTCGTTTATTCTTGGGAAATCAATGGTTTAGGTGCCAAGTTTGTAAATCTCTGTTGTACTGTCCCTTGACAAACTTTTATTAAGATGAATACGAGTCCATTAGCTATTAAAACAAGAGTTTACTATGTACAAGTAACTAAAAGATCTTAGAAAATACCCAAAAACGAGGTAGAATGATTGGAAACTCCTTTCTTAATATCGTCCGCTGTTTGTTCGTATTGATTAACTTTGGTGTTAGATTCCTCAATCTTATCGACTAAATATTTTAATCTGTTGTCCAATTTGTATTCTTTGAAGTGGAATTTactcaactcttcttcgtaATCTTTAATTTTAGCAGTTTCGAGCTTGGCCAAATTATTATAGTGGCCGATTTCGAGGCTCGCAAAGATATCTTTGTCGTCGatcaaggtcttgaagGCTGCTTTGAAAATTGGCCTTCCAGTCCTGATTTCGTTTAAGACCCCATTTTCACGTCTGAGGGTAAGCAAGTCATTCTTCTCTAATGCTGACAAGACTTCCATTGTGTTATTACCAGCTTTAAACAAAGGCGATTTGGTTAATTCGTTGTATTTGATGATGTCCTTAGAAGATAACAATTTTATCAACTCCCACACTTGAAGGGGATCccagttcttgaagtcttcatcaccagGCTTGGTATTGTTGTACAAGAAAAAGGTGGTGATTTGTTCAGCTGCTTGGGATACCATTTCTGTTAAAGATTGCTGAGGAGTCTCACCAGACCTTATTCGTCTGATAAATGCTTGTAAATCTAACATTCTGCCTCCCAATGGCTTCAAAGTTTCCTTAATAATATCCGAATTGAACTTCTCGTATCTTAAATCTTTtaacttgttcatcacATAGTAATAACTACTGGTTTCGGAAGCATCGTTCAAAGTGATCGTCTTGAAAACCTGATTTGGCAAAGAGGAATTCAATACCAGAATGGAACCAACATCATTGGTGATAAAAATGACATGCGCTAAATTGCTTTGAACAAGAGTAGCAGCCCAATCACTCATCATCTTGTAAATAAAATCATTGGAGCTATTTCGAGATTTACTGGcaaatttgttgatgacaatAACAGGCTTAGCTTCAGGACGTTGCTGTAAATACTCATCAGGTTTCATCACATCATCCAACTTTATTTCCAACCCTGGATTCAGTCTTTTTCTATGTTCTTGTCGTCTTTTCCGAGCAGAAACTTGACGTTCATATTCACCATATTCTCTCAATGCAGTAGATCTGAGGGCTTGAGTTGTCAACAGGAATATGTTCTTGACTTGTGTCTCCTTTGATTCACTTAATCCAGATTTTTGACCGGTAACACTCTGAACTCCCAAATCAATAAATTGAGATATAGAGCTCAACCAACTGAAAACTGGATAATATCCCACCTGAGAGGCAATGGATTCT is from Yamadazyma tenuis chromosome 6, complete sequence and encodes:
- a CDS encoding uncharacterized protein (COG:I; MEROPS:MER0014065; EggNog:ENOG503P0CW), with product MSTTTFKTTKLSNGVEIFYRESGCKSKPILLLLHGFPSSSRQYAQIIPLLNDKFHIIAPDLPAFGQTKLPEDFNLSFDALAETVSLLLDELKITKFSVYVFDYGAPVGFRLALDPKYEVSSIISQNGNAYEDALQEFWDPLRIVWELVEKPSLTPKESSQLESINAELTKLFLTYEPYHSQYFDGEEDLSRVDPEGPVVDFQLLSEYPNTTHNQLTLFTDYRNNVKKYPVFHQYFRTSNVPILVIWGVNDFIFPKAGQEAFKRDSKNVKLVDIPGGHFAGISHAPEVAENIVAFAKEYNII
- the MOSPD2 gene encoding Motile sperm domain-containing protein 2 (COG:U; EggNog:ENOG50KOG0439) produces the protein MQVYPKQLEFKSDFKTPTTAYLTVKNTSSYPLAFKAKINVKNVYSVKPNIRVVNPQESVNVSFTLPTLRYRLPVNYQSKHQFLIMSLPSDGLTTDELSNNWPELQKKYGDSLQLDKIKVKYVNLNESAEAPAAAADLGVGSPTKLNGKSKRISKFVANGSANSTNGSVAGTAAAGAAVGAAGAVASVGAKRSSGSTSRSPADEVQTYNGAPREHVSQQPSNNNYQSAYQAAKAKEIKEAQASRESQTLVPSDISKEFETLHESNERLGKKLDSIERLIIIALMLLSFILGKSMV
- a CDS encoding Ulp1 protease family protein (MEROPS:MER0005204; EggNog:ENOG503P3UZ; COG:O), producing MLSRIYRYVRKEERTPSPSEITNGQTDRTFDPEVEEIDEVDLLADELEGDSLIIDESRSGPIYNHILRPQQYGTSFANAVDFKSDSDFKLVKFNSEVDLFPKITKLKNEYETKINKFYLPDLHRLEKKVPSGVISDERFKYSVDYKLQEVEDEKKEKVSKVVPLSPEQLQEVNKALRDHNSQRVVVSNYQIDITVRDIQTLRPQQWLNDNIIDYYFNLISDQNSDYYSWTSHFYTTLQERGYDGVRRWSKRRKLNLFEKKLIFIPINISSTHWALSIINNQNKTIEYFDSLRIISGEFSGLYLIKSYMEGEVIRLGASVDISEYRFLPNSQVPQQKNGFDCGVFTCICANYLSQSKGLDYSQKDMPIFRHRMIYEILHGKLLK